The following proteins are co-located in the Mus pahari chromosome 14, PAHARI_EIJ_v1.1, whole genome shotgun sequence genome:
- the C14H17orf78 gene encoding uncharacterized protein C17orf78 homolog isoform X1: MDTILVFSLMIASYDSNKNDLRKSSCQVEQLPSFFPEDVRSNKDLVVRVPLEIHTDTKGTPFIRNQPIATLRCLGSERRVTVHLVYSERRPKVKYIMKNLPVITDLPRNSTASPRCHLRATSQFQNGSLLTAFLPGISQCTVYSAKDRLASSETVPITTSSTTPTSKGDEATSTGAFPIPLTQDIDVSLKRRQKWSLVVKALIAVTLLLSGVAITVFVIFEVPCPSQCLRVRQLCQCQWLWRRKRKEEGQKPGTTESQLDSQPEKVRHDVPNSSDSKKTTGIIIIHQTYF; encoded by the exons ATGGATACCATCTTAGTCTTCAGCCTAATGATTGCATCCTATGATTCCAACAAGAACG ACCTCAGAAAGAGCAGCTGCCAAGTGGAACAGCTGCCCAGCTTCTTCCCAGAGGATGTGAGGAGCAACAAGGATTTGGTAGTAAGAG ttccttTAGAAATTCACACAGATACCAAAGGGACCCCATTCATCCGAAATCAGCCAATAGCTACCCTGCGGTGTCTCGGCTCTGAAAGGAGAGTGACAGTCCACCTTGTATATTCAGAGAGAAGGCCAAAAGTCAAGTACATTATGAAGAACCTGCCAGTCATTACTGATCTTCCTAGAAACAGCACTGCTTCCCCAAGATGTCACCTCAGAGCCACATCTCAGTTTCAGAATGGATCCCTTCTAACAG ctTTTTTACCAGGGATCTCACAATGCACGGTCTACTCAGCGAAGGACAGATTGGCTTCATCAGAGACGGTGCCCATCACTACCTCCTCCACAACTCCTACAAGTAAAGGAGATGAAGCCACAAGCACTGGGGCTTTTCCCATCCCTTTAACACAAG aCATAGATGTGTCcttaaagaggaggcagaaatggaGTCTTGTAGTCAAAGCTCTGATTGCTGTTACTCTGCTGCTCAGTGGGGTGGCTATTACAGTGTTTGTCATCTTTGAAGTCCCATGCCCG AGTCAATGCCTACGAGTCAGACAGCTGTGCCAATGCCAGTGGttatggagaaggaaaaggaaagaagaaggccAGAAACCTGGGACAACTGAGTCCCAGTTGGACTCTCAGCCTGAGAAG GTTAGACACGATGTTCCTAACTCTTCAGACTCAAAGAAAACGACAGGCATCATTATAATCCACCAGACATACTTCTGA
- the C14H17orf78 gene encoding uncharacterized protein C17orf78 homolog isoform X2: protein MDTILVFSLMIASYDSNKNVPLEIHTDTKGTPFIRNQPIATLRCLGSERRVTVHLVYSERRPKVKYIMKNLPVITDLPRNSTASPRCHLRATSQFQNGSLLTAFLPGISQCTVYSAKDRLASSETVPITTSSTTPTSKGDEATSTGAFPIPLTQDIDVSLKRRQKWSLVVKALIAVTLLLSGVAITVFVIFEVPCPSQCLRVRQLCQCQWLWRRKRKEEGQKPGTTESQLDSQPEKVRHDVPNSSDSKKTTGIIIIHQTYF, encoded by the exons ATGGATACCATCTTAGTCTTCAGCCTAATGATTGCATCCTATGATTCCAACAAGAACG ttccttTAGAAATTCACACAGATACCAAAGGGACCCCATTCATCCGAAATCAGCCAATAGCTACCCTGCGGTGTCTCGGCTCTGAAAGGAGAGTGACAGTCCACCTTGTATATTCAGAGAGAAGGCCAAAAGTCAAGTACATTATGAAGAACCTGCCAGTCATTACTGATCTTCCTAGAAACAGCACTGCTTCCCCAAGATGTCACCTCAGAGCCACATCTCAGTTTCAGAATGGATCCCTTCTAACAG ctTTTTTACCAGGGATCTCACAATGCACGGTCTACTCAGCGAAGGACAGATTGGCTTCATCAGAGACGGTGCCCATCACTACCTCCTCCACAACTCCTACAAGTAAAGGAGATGAAGCCACAAGCACTGGGGCTTTTCCCATCCCTTTAACACAAG aCATAGATGTGTCcttaaagaggaggcagaaatggaGTCTTGTAGTCAAAGCTCTGATTGCTGTTACTCTGCTGCTCAGTGGGGTGGCTATTACAGTGTTTGTCATCTTTGAAGTCCCATGCCCG AGTCAATGCCTACGAGTCAGACAGCTGTGCCAATGCCAGTGGttatggagaaggaaaaggaaagaagaaggccAGAAACCTGGGACAACTGAGTCCCAGTTGGACTCTCAGCCTGAGAAG GTTAGACACGATGTTCCTAACTCTTCAGACTCAAAGAAAACGACAGGCATCATTATAATCCACCAGACATACTTCTGA
- the C14H17orf78 gene encoding uncharacterized protein C17orf78 homolog isoform X3: MDTILVFSLMIASYDSNKNDLRKSSCQVEQLPSFFPEDVRSNKDLVVRVPLEIHTDTKGTPFIRNQPIATLRCLGSERRVTVHLVYSERRPKVKYIMKNLPVITDLPRNSTASPRCHLRATSQFQNGSLLTAFLPGISQCTVYSAKDRLASSETVPITTSSTTPTSKGDEATSTGAFPIPLTQESMPTSQTAVPMPVVMEKEKERRRPETWDN; encoded by the exons ATGGATACCATCTTAGTCTTCAGCCTAATGATTGCATCCTATGATTCCAACAAGAACG ACCTCAGAAAGAGCAGCTGCCAAGTGGAACAGCTGCCCAGCTTCTTCCCAGAGGATGTGAGGAGCAACAAGGATTTGGTAGTAAGAG ttccttTAGAAATTCACACAGATACCAAAGGGACCCCATTCATCCGAAATCAGCCAATAGCTACCCTGCGGTGTCTCGGCTCTGAAAGGAGAGTGACAGTCCACCTTGTATATTCAGAGAGAAGGCCAAAAGTCAAGTACATTATGAAGAACCTGCCAGTCATTACTGATCTTCCTAGAAACAGCACTGCTTCCCCAAGATGTCACCTCAGAGCCACATCTCAGTTTCAGAATGGATCCCTTCTAACAG ctTTTTTACCAGGGATCTCACAATGCACGGTCTACTCAGCGAAGGACAGATTGGCTTCATCAGAGACGGTGCCCATCACTACCTCCTCCACAACTCCTACAAGTAAAGGAGATGAAGCCACAAGCACTGGGGCTTTTCCCATCCCTTTAACACAAG AGTCAATGCCTACGAGTCAGACAGCTGTGCCAATGCCAGTGGttatggagaaggaaaaggaaagaagaaggccAGAAACCTGGGACAACTGA